The following are from one region of the Vitis riparia cultivar Riparia Gloire de Montpellier isolate 1030 chromosome 14, EGFV_Vit.rip_1.0, whole genome shotgun sequence genome:
- the LOC117930444 gene encoding uncharacterized protein LOC117930444 has product MSDEITPITLTTLYEMMVDLTRRVERIELILSEHPSSSREAPGVAMPSLPHLTSSMFAALGASHPRPRPHSVFQQRSSSISLAMPTRPSSRLQGPPVITVPQERLHPHRRCQRRFSDLSTPLSRVLETFQAMGFLAPLAPRALPDPVPPQFRLDLYCAYHQSAGHHTDRCTALRHAIQDIIDSGTFGHPQSDISYSYLSSGHACRLPSTSSP; this is encoded by the coding sequence ATGTCGGACGAGATCACACCCATTACTCTTACTACtctttatgagatgatggtggATTTGACGCGGAGGGTTGAGAGGATTGAGCTTATTTTGTCAGAGCATCCATCGTCATCGAGAGAAGCTCCAGGAGTAGCGATGCCTTCATTACCACATTTGACTTCATCGATGTTTGCTGCTTTGGGTGCCTCACATCCACGGCCTCGCCCACATTCAGTGTTCCAGCAGCGCTCCTCAtccatttcattggctatgcCGACACGACCTTCATCCCGGCTTCAGGGCCCTCCAGTTATTACAGTCCCTCAGGAGCGACTTCACCCTCATCGACGATGTCAGAGACGCTTTTCAGATTTGAGCACACCCCTGAGCAGAGTTCTTGAGACGTTCCAGGCCATGGGATTCTTGGCTCCTCTGGCTCCCAGGGCACTTCCAGATCCTGTGCCTCCGCAGTTTCGGCTTGACTTGTATTGTGCGTACCATCAATCAGCAGGACATCACACTGATCGTTGTACTGCTCTACGACATGCCATACAGGACATTATTGATTCTGGGACGTTTGGGCATCCTCAGTCCGATATTTCCTATTCCTACCTCAGCTCAGGCCATGCATGTAGACTCCCCTCCACCAGCAGTCCCTGA